Proteins encoded by one window of Melospiza melodia melodia isolate bMelMel2 chromosome 9, bMelMel2.pri, whole genome shotgun sequence:
- the LCOR gene encoding ligand-dependent corepressor isoform X5 translates to MVRLCTHHQKQFIRVLNDIYTEVQPDSDGQQLSESESMEASTCGSGCSQRSTENQDKGATCTESKLPSPLDPGQSGADSPLHVTGQAPKQPVELKSLDRAENSSPALRRDFCELPITRLRSASPKDSPTQGYLSTLNSSSLNFHHAAKSLEGQQAAGHEQEAAVRKCEDNKEQLAGKTLMEGYISVKVANVNGSEDSLDSCLGSQKSSCRALPEESWDPGFAVTPPRRADKENTLQCGSKASLHQDLDAKEQDVRPKQENHLHAMAKGKAGCQLHPADKGMLDKSKEGWLPTGAMPAAHRPPGGHPRAKAASLRPSRKSKKASGLRINDYDNQCDVVYISQPITECHFEAQRLVSSRRTARKSTRGYFFNGECCELPTVRTLVKSSRAEERASSPALRTETLVSAKPPLVLSVEGSAGAGREGEKRVSLRLLAKAAPAGRETKERAELGSMQLRETRALRSREAAVAMPFFSLSAPPSPQKEDSLASSPPPGSPPAEGGESPPLGATVGGTVTWEAGSSLGCSGDGSSSSQAADVAAFSVSKAHGEEEGRPGSDIQTIPDPPASPEPKSSSQPSAATDTTPLPCDGARDPAQLLGSGNAELCGQCLAEPSTCSPGSQAPDEPPATMDGKNPLEPPATMDEKNPLEPPATMDEKNPLEPPATMDEKNPLEAPATMDEKSPLEPPATLECGDVNKSINAKPEAESSVMVGDSPLEQEDAVLVSTPLPKILEVETMQNNSTAGEKEPTEGEMPPDPNSSDSVSSKDSLDKKRKKGRRVLVASDRCLRSQRSPSPAEGSAEDSGSSSSGQLTCLQIKLSKSPGAKRFKREVQLDEAASMHFPNDCFPNVLLKTSEEPGTGQAPESITEQQPGKENGVTTRQTYKSILAKETAAEGENSSKDDSSANSRQSQQGEMLEISTQADSEKKNFTLPPENTVPANDAEEVDVKPVNASAKDKESSDSVRDLGKPVNYELVTNLPPCPSSRGGSKHLPAKTAKHKNVAVQFYNLRHAPAPVDSAKKNTPGKESMQAIPKLRDEHSSGNDDCPALEDIDMADSKPKFMEWCAEEENQELIAEFNSQYMKIQKGWIQLEKEVQPTPKVKNKADKLKEIWKSKKRTRKSRGSLEVQKLSPVQMLFMKAFKLSDICQWFLETTETRSLVIVKKLNTRLPGEIPPMKVPMQKYSSSSLYPSSLQAERLKKHLKKFAATTPARNNLKNQKLWAKIRENADKAEVEEATAPSQTSPTDASTKELSEDKTIPPALSLPTQASTRILRKYSNLRGKLRAQQRVVKAEKRSEGPGDQLSLESKQSRKSVCINPLMSPKLALQIKAAAFPAKSPSVDGTGKGRKGKSRSQEDPLPKVDLQLSKKKKMLKESGSTQERSSSSTKDKLPAKKASKIKHSEGNVKSPTTRKQTAMERSNKLARKISLKEKRVPKKQLEKRLPMRKGKENTSRRAALPPSHEELSKAPKQKPLGESSTRSQKMANKKHSSGKTLTRSMKKMQESSVSQGKRKLRAKVDCSHSKRSRLDPK, encoded by the coding sequence ATGGTCAGACTGTGTACACATCACCAGAAGCAGTTCATTCGTGTGCTAAACGACATATACACTGAAGTACAGCCAGACTCTGACGGCCAACAGTTATCTGAATCTGAGAGCATGGAGGCCTCTACTTGTGGCTCTGGTTGTAGCCAGCGAAGCACTGAAAATCAGGATAAGGGTGCTACTTGTACTGAATCAAAGCTCCCTTCTCCATTGGACCCAGGACAGTCAGGGGCCGACAGCCCCCTGCATGTTACGGGACAAGCCCCGAAGCAGCCAGTGGAACTGAAGTCTCTGGACAGAGCAGAGAACTCCAGTCCTGCTTTGAGGAGGGACTTCTGCGAGCTCCCCATCACCAGGCTTCGCTCTGCTAGTCCAAAGGATAGCCCCACCCAAGGATACCTCAGCACGTTGAACTCTTCCTCTTTGAATTTCCATCATGCCGCAAAGAGCCTGGAAGGGCAGCAAGCTGCTGGACACGAACAAGAAGCCGCTGTCAGGAAGTGTGAGGATAATAAAGAGCAGCTAGCAGGTAAGACTCTCATGGAAGGTTATATCTCAGTCAAAGTGGCAAATGTGAATGGCAGCGAGGACAGCTTAGACAGCTGTCTGGGGTCCCAAAAGAGCTCTTGTAGGGCTCTCCCAGAGGAGTCCTGGGATCCTGGCTTTGCAGTGACGCCCCCTCGCAGAGCCGACAAAGAGAACACTTTGCAATGCGGCTCGAAAGCATCTTTGCACCAGGACTTAGATGCAAAAGAACAAGACGTGAGACCAAAGCAAGAAAACCACCTGCATGCCATGGCCAAGGGCAAGGCAGGCTGCCAGCTGCACCCAGCCGACAAGGGCATGCTCGACAAGTCCAAAGAGGGCTGGCTGCCCACTGGCGCCATGCCAGCCGCCCACCGCCCCCCCGGTGGGCACCCCCGCGCCAAGGCAGCCTCCCTCAGGCCCTCTCGGAAGAGCAAGAAGGCGTCGGGGCTGAGGATCAATGACTATGACAACCAGTGCGACGTGGTGTACATCAGCCAGCCCATCACCGAGTGCCATTTCGAGGCGCAGCGCCTGGTGTCGTCGCGCAGGACGGCCAGGAAGAGCACGCGGGGCTATTTCTTCAACGGGGAGTGCTGCGAGCTCCCCACCGTGCGCACGCTGGTGAAGAGCTCCCGCGCCGAGGAGAGGGCGAGCAGCCCGGCACTGCGGACAGAGACCCTCGTAAGTGCGAAACCACCCCTGGTGCTCTCGgtggaggggtctgcaggggcaGGACGGGAGGGTGAGAAAAGGGTTTCCCTGAGGCTTCTGGCTAAAGCGGCACCAGCCGGCCGAGAAACGAaggagagagctgagctgggctccaTGCAGCTCCGGGAAACCCGAGCACTGCGATCAAGGGAAGCTGCTGTGGCCATGCCGTTCTTCTCCCTCTCTGCTCCACCCAGCCCCCAGAAAGAGGACAGCTTGGCCAGCTCGCCGCCACCTGGCTCCCCTCCTGCTGAAGGAGGGGAGTCACCTCCCCTCGGTGCCACAGTGGGAGGCACTGTCACCTGGGAGGCTGGCAGtagcctgggctgctctggggatggcagcagcagcagccaagctGCTGATGTTGCTGCCTTTTCAGTCTCAAAAGCACACGGTGAGGAGGAAGGTCGTCCAGGCTCTGACATACAAACTATTCCAGACCCCCCTGCCAGTCCAGAGCCAAAGTCCTCCTCACAGCCCTCTGCTGCTACAGACAcaacacctctgccctgtgatggtGCCAGGGATCCTGCCCAGCTTCTAGGCTCAGGGAatgctgagctctgtgggcagtgtctggcagagccctccacaTGCTCTCCAggctcacaggctcctgatgAGCCCCCTGCCACCATGGATGGGAAGAACCCTCTGGAGCCCCCTGCCACCATGGATGAGAAGAACCCTCTGGAGCCCCCTGCCACCATGGATGAGAAGAACCCTCTGGAGCCCCCTGCCACCATGGATGAGAAGAACCCCCTGGAGGCCCCTGCCACCATGGATGAGAAGAGCCCCCTGGAGCCCCCTGCCACTTTAGAGTGTGGGGATGTGAACAAAAGCATCAATGCTAAACCAGAAGCCGAATCATCAGTCATGGTGGGTGACAGCCCTCTTGAGCAAGAGGATGCTGTGCTTGTCAGcacacccctccccaaaatcttgGAAGTAGAAACAATGCAGAATAACAGCACAGCAGGTGAAAAAGAGCCCACTGAAGGGGAAATGCCACCCGACCCAAACAGCTCAGACTCTGTCTCTTCCAAAGACAGTCTAGACAAGAAGCGCAAGAAGGGCAGGAGGGTGCTAGTGGCATCGGACCGGTGTCTCCGAAGCCAACGATCCCCATCACCTGCTGAGGGCAGTGCTGAGGACTCTGGTTCTTCCAGCTCTGGGCAGCTTACTTGCCTTCAGATCAAACTCTCCAAGAGCCCTGGTGCTAAGCGGTTCAAGAGAGAAGTGCAGCTGGATGAGGCAGCATCCATGCACTTCCCCAATGACTGCTTCCCCAATGTGCTGCTCAAAACCAGCGAAGAGCCCGGCACTGGCCAGGCTCCAGAGAGCATCactgagcagcagccaggcaaggaGAATGGTGTCACTACCAGACAAACCTATAAAAGCATCTTAGCAAAAGAGACTGCTGCAGAGGGAGAAAATTCCTCTAAAGATGACTCCTCTGCTAACAGCAGGCAAAGTCAACAGGGTGAgatgctggaaatcagcaccCAGGCTGATTCTGAGAAGAAAAACTTTACCCTCCCTCCAGAGAATACTGTTCCTGCAAATGATGCTGAGGAAGTGGATGTGAAACCAGTCAATGCCAGTGCAAAGGACAAGGAGAGCTCTGACAGTGTCAGGGATCTGGGCAAGCCAGTGAACTATGAGCTGGTGACCAATTTGCCTCCGTGTCCCAGCAGCAGAGGTGGAAGCAAGCATCTTCCAGCAAAAACTGCAAAGCACAAAAATGTTGCTGTGCAGTTTTATAACTTACGACATGCACCCGCACCTGTAGACAGTGCAAAAAAGAACACACCAGGGAAGGAGTCTATGCAAGCAATCCCCAAACTGAGGGATGAGCACAGTTCAGGGAATGATGACTGCCCAGCACTGGAGGACATAGACATGGCTGACAGCAAACCAAAGTTCATGGAGTGGTGTGCTGAAGAGGAAAACCAGGAGCTCATTGCTGAGTTCAACAGTCAGTACATGAAAATCCAGAAGGGCTGGATTCAGCTAGAGAAGGAGGTCCAGCCAACCCCCAAGGTAAAGAACAAAGCCGACAAACTGAAAGAGATTTGGAAAAGCAAGAAAAGAACACGGAAAAGCAGAGGCTCACTGGAAGTGCAGAAGCTTTCTCCTGTGCAGATGCTGTTTATGAAGGCCTTTAAGCTGTCTGACATATGCCAGTGGTTTCTGGAGACAACTGAGACCAGGTCTCTAGTGATTGTGAAAAAACTCAACACCCGTCTACCAGGGGAGATTCCCCCCATGAAAGTCCCCATGCAGAAATATTCTTCCTCTAGTCTCTACCCCAGCTCACTACAAGCTGAACGTTTGAAGAAACATCTCAAGAAGTTCGCCGCCACTACCCCGGCTCGGAATAACCTCAAGAACCAAAAGCTTTGGGCCAAAATTCGTGAGAATGCGGATAAAGCAGAGGTTGAAGAAGCCACCGCTCCCAGCCAGACATCTCCCACTGATGCCAGCACCAAGGAGCTGAGTGAGGACAAAACCATCCCGCCTGCCCTCAGCTTGCCCACGCAGGCCAGCACCAGGATCCTGCGCAAGTACTCCAATCTTCGGGGCAAGCTGCGAGCCCAGCAGCGCGTGGTGAAGGCAGAGAAGCGGAGCGAGGGCCCAGGGGACCAGCTGTCCCTGGAGAGCAAGCAGAGCCGGAAAAGTGTGTGCATCAACCCCCTGATGTCTCCAAAGCTGGCCTTGCAGATCAAAGCAGCTGCCTTTCCTGCTAAATCTCCCTCAGTGGATGGAACGGGGAAGGGGCGAAAGGGGAAGAGCAGGTCCCAAGAGGATCCCTTGCCCAAAGTTGACCTCCAGCTcagcaagaagaagaagatgcTGAAGGAGAGCGGGAGCACCCAGGAACGATCCAGCTCTTCCACCAAGGACAAGCTGCCTGCCAAGAAGGCCAGTAAAATAAAGCATTCAGAGGGCAATGTGAAATCTCCCACCACCCGAAAGCAGACTGCCATGGAGAGGAGCAATAAGCTGGCCAGAAAAATTTCTTTGAAAGAGAAGAGAGTCCCGAAAAAGCAGCTGGAGAAGCGACTCCCCATGCGGAAGGGCAAGGAGAACACGAGCAGACGGGCCGCGCTCCCTCCCAGTCACGAGGAGTTGTCCAAGGCCCCAAAACAGAAGCCCCTGGGGGAGTCCTCTACACGGTCACAGAAGATGGCCAACAAGAAGCACAGCAGTGGGAAGACCTTGACAAGGTCCATGAAGAAGATGCAGGAGAGCAGTGTGTCTCAGGGCAAGAGGAAGCTAAGGGCAAAAGTGGACTGTTCGCACAGCAAACGCTCACGACTCGACCCGAAATAG